A genomic segment from Oncorhynchus keta strain PuntledgeMale-10-30-2019 chromosome 7, Oket_V2, whole genome shotgun sequence encodes:
- the LOC118386473 gene encoding ropporin-1-like isoform X3: protein MSRPNSSGSGCSHTGMSVHIPQELPDFLLQFTKDAIRAQPEDIIEYSTAYFTAMVKGQPFSVKPNPETKLELTNEILGILHSQNVKDALTQACYIMNCDSNCKPPDACVSFETFRFLYTYLAVGNENISQSQIDRVLSYLQKRAISNNGVVKVSDFINNRKLRLDPTN from the exons ATGTCTAGGCCTAATTCAAGTGGAAGTGGATGCAGTCACACTGGAATGAGTGTTCATATTCCACAAGAGTTGCCAGACTTTTTGCTGCAGTTCACCAAAGATGCCATCAGAGCTCAGCCAGAGGATATTATTGAGTATTCCACTGC GTACTTCACAGCAATGGTGAAAGGACAGCCTTTTTCAGTGAAGCCAAATCCTGAAACCAAACTGGAACTGACAAATGAGATATTGGGAATTCTACATTCCCAG AATGTCAAAGATGCCTTGACTCAGGCCTGCTACATAATGAACTGCGATTCCAACTGTAAGCCTCCAGATGCATGTGTGTCCTTTGAAACCTTCCGGTTTCTCTACACCTACCTGGCAGTTGGGAATGAGAACATCTCACAGTCGCAGATTGACAGAGTTCTCAGCTATCTGCAAAAGAGAGC GATCTCGAACAACGGTGTGGTAAAAGTATCAGACTTCATCAACAATCGCAAATTGCGTCTGGATCCAACTAACTGA
- the LOC118386473 gene encoding ropporin-1-like isoform X2, whose protein sequence is MSRPNSSGSGCSHTGMSVHIPQELPDFLLQFTKDAIRAQPEDIIEYSTAYFTAMVKGQPFSVKPNPETKLELTNEILGILHSQLSERETVRKLEIGLIWKSLNMPENTLNHILSMGKFGEEIEWNKFVASCCSYLGKPPDACVSFETFRFLYTYLAVGNENISQSQIDRVLSYLQKRAISNNGVVKVSDFINNRKLRLDPTN, encoded by the exons ATGTCTAGGCCTAATTCAAGTGGAAGTGGATGCAGTCACACTGGAATGAGTGTTCATATTCCACAAGAGTTGCCAGACTTTTTGCTGCAGTTCACCAAAGATGCCATCAGAGCTCAGCCAGAGGATATTATTGAGTATTCCACTGC GTACTTCACAGCAATGGTGAAAGGACAGCCTTTTTCAGTGAAGCCAAATCCTGAAACCAAACTGGAACTGACAAATGAGATATTGGGAATTCTACATTCCCAG TTATCTGAAAGGGAGACCGTTAGAAAGTTGGAGATTGGGCTCATATGGAAAAGTTTGAATATGCCAGAGAATACCTTGAACCACATCCTTTCAATGGGAAAGTTTGGTGAAGAAATTGAATGGAATAAATTTGTTGCTTCATGCTGCAGTTATCTTGGAAAG CCTCCAGATGCATGTGTGTCCTTTGAAACCTTCCGGTTTCTCTACACCTACCTGGCAGTTGGGAATGAGAACATCTCACAGTCGCAGATTGACAGAGTTCTCAGCTATCTGCAAAAGAGAGC GATCTCGAACAACGGTGTGGTAAAAGTATCAGACTTCATCAACAATCGCAAATTGCGTCTGGATCCAACTAACTGA
- the LOC118386473 gene encoding ropporin-1-like isoform X1, whose translation MSRPNSSGSGCSHTGMSVHIPQELPDFLLQFTKDAIRAQPEDIIEYSTAYFTAMVKGQPFSVKPNPETKLELTNEILGILHSQLSERETVRKLEIGLIWKSLNMPENTLNHILSMGKFGEEIEWNKFVASCCSYLGKNVKDALTQACYIMNCDSNCKPPDACVSFETFRFLYTYLAVGNENISQSQIDRVLSYLQKRAISNNGVVKVSDFINNRKLRLDPTN comes from the exons ATGTCTAGGCCTAATTCAAGTGGAAGTGGATGCAGTCACACTGGAATGAGTGTTCATATTCCACAAGAGTTGCCAGACTTTTTGCTGCAGTTCACCAAAGATGCCATCAGAGCTCAGCCAGAGGATATTATTGAGTATTCCACTGC GTACTTCACAGCAATGGTGAAAGGACAGCCTTTTTCAGTGAAGCCAAATCCTGAAACCAAACTGGAACTGACAAATGAGATATTGGGAATTCTACATTCCCAG TTATCTGAAAGGGAGACCGTTAGAAAGTTGGAGATTGGGCTCATATGGAAAAGTTTGAATATGCCAGAGAATACCTTGAACCACATCCTTTCAATGGGAAAGTTTGGTGAAGAAATTGAATGGAATAAATTTGTTGCTTCATGCTGCAGTTATCTTGGAAAG AATGTCAAAGATGCCTTGACTCAGGCCTGCTACATAATGAACTGCGATTCCAACTGTAAGCCTCCAGATGCATGTGTGTCCTTTGAAACCTTCCGGTTTCTCTACACCTACCTGGCAGTTGGGAATGAGAACATCTCACAGTCGCAGATTGACAGAGTTCTCAGCTATCTGCAAAAGAGAGC GATCTCGAACAACGGTGTGGTAAAAGTATCAGACTTCATCAACAATCGCAAATTGCGTCTGGATCCAACTAACTGA